The Cucumis melo cultivar AY chromosome 9, USDA_Cmelo_AY_1.0, whole genome shotgun sequence genome includes the window tatgtTATGGTCGACTAGGAATATTTGTGTGTCAGGATCAGGGGTCTTTGACGTTTTATTTAGTGTTTTCGTAGAGTTGGGTCTGCTTGAGGAAGCTAACGAATGTTTCTCTAGAATGAGGAACTTCAGAACTCTTCCCAAAGCACGCTCTTGCAATTTTCTTTTGCATAGATTATCAAAGTCAGGTAATGGCCAGTTGGTGAGGAAGTTTTTCAATGACATGATTGGAGCTGGGATTGCTCCTTCAGTTTTTACCTACAATGTAATGATAGATTACTTGTGCAAAGAAGGGGATTTGGAAAATGCTAGACGTTTGTTTGTGCAGATGAGGGAGATGGGCCTTTCTCCAGATGTTGTCACATATAATTCTTTGATTGATGGCTATGGCAAGGTTGGTTCATTAGAAGAAGCTGTgtctttttttaatgaaatgaaGGATGTAGGTTGTGTTCCTGATATAATTACCTATAATGGGTTAATCAACTGTTATTGCAAGTTTGAGAAGATGCCTCGAGCTTTTGAGTATTTCTCTGAGATGAAGAACAATGGGTTAAAACCAAATGTTGTAACCTACAGCACATTGATTGATGCATTTTGCAAGGAGGGAATGATGCAAGGTGCCGTCAAACTTTTTGTTGATATGAAAAGGGCTGGTCTTTTACCTAATGAATTCACTTACACTTCTCTGATTGATGCCAATTGTAAGGCAGGTAATTTAACAGAAGCATGGAAGTTGTTGAACGATATGTTGCAAGCAGgagttaaattaaatatagtcaCTTATACTGCTCTAGTGGATGGCCTTTGTGAAGATGGAAGAATGATAGAAGCAGAAGAAGTATTTAGATCTATGCTGAAAGATGGAATATCTCCCAACCAGCAGGTTTACACTGCATTGGTTCATGGCTATATCAAGGCTGAGAGAATGGAGGATGCAATGAAAATATTGAAGCAAATGAAAGAATGTAACATCAAACCGGATTTAATACTCTATGGCAGCGTTATTTGGGGTCTCTGTAGTCAAAGCAAACTTGAAGAAACTAAACTTATtcttaaagaaatgaaaagtcGGGGTATTAGTGCAAATCCTGTTATATACACGACAATTATAGATGCTTATTTTAAGGCTGGAAAAAGCTCTGATGCAATAAATCTTTTTCAGGAGATGCAGGATGTAGGTGTTGAGGCTACTGTAGTAACATACTGTGTACTAATTGATGGTTTGTGCAAAGCTGGTATCGTTGAACTGGCAGTTGATTATTTTTGTAGAATGTTCAGTCTTGGTTTACAACCTAATGTTGCAGTTTATACTTCCCTCATTGATGGTCTTAGTAAAACCAATTGCATTAAATCCGCCAATAAGTTGTTTGATGAAATGCAATGTAGGGGTATGACCCCAGATATAACAGCTTTCACTGCTCTAATTGATGGAAACTTGAAGCATGGAAATCTTCAGGAAGCTTTGGTTTTTATTAGCAGGATGACAGAATTAGCTATTGAGTTTGATTTGCATTTTTATACTTCCTTGGTTGCGGGATTTTCAAAATGTGGTGAGCTGCGTCAAGCAAGGAAGTTTT containing:
- the LOC103503999 gene encoding putative pentatricopeptide repeat-containing protein At2g02150, giving the protein MMKLSVELLLLAFPSLLSAMLLFFRTLFHVSRRASFRVISLSSNSSHPDSLSFNVFNPSSSLTSINAYRISRPFFWFTSFLCIFRLPFVSYSNANNSIEFLDIGSLRKIIQQDLWNDPKIVVLFDSALAPIWVSRILVGLKEDPKLALKFFKWAGSQVGFRHTTESYCIIVHLVFRARMYTDAHDTVKEVIMKNRIDMGFPVCNIFDMLWSTRNICVSGSGVFDVLFSVFVELGLLEEANECFSRMRNFRTLPKARSCNFLLHRLSKSGNGQLVRKFFNDMIGAGIAPSVFTYNVMIDYLCKEGDLENARRLFVQMREMGLSPDVVTYNSLIDGYGKVGSLEEAVSFFNEMKDVGCVPDIITYNGLINCYCKFEKMPRAFEYFSEMKNNGLKPNVVTYSTLIDAFCKEGMMQGAVKLFVDMKRAGLLPNEFTYTSLIDANCKAGNLTEAWKLLNDMLQAGVKLNIVTYTALVDGLCEDGRMIEAEEVFRSMLKDGISPNQQVYTALVHGYIKAERMEDAMKILKQMKECNIKPDLILYGSVIWGLCSQSKLEETKLILKEMKSRGISANPVIYTTIIDAYFKAGKSSDAINLFQEMQDVGVEATVVTYCVLIDGLCKAGIVELAVDYFCRMFSLGLQPNVAVYTSLIDGLSKTNCIKSANKLFDEMQCRGMTPDITAFTALIDGNLKHGNLQEALVFISRMTELAIEFDLHFYTSLVAGFSKCGELRQARKFFNEMIKKGILPEEVLCICLLREYCKRGQLDEAIELKNEMQGMGLITESAAMQFPV